A DNA window from Brassica napus cultivar Da-Ae chromosome A4, Da-Ae, whole genome shotgun sequence contains the following coding sequences:
- the LOC106447561 gene encoding 40S ribosomal protein S2-2-like has product MAERGGERGAERGGDRGGFGRGFGGGRGDRGGRGGPRGRGGRRGGRPTEEEKWTPVTKLGRLVQAGKIQKLEQIYLHSLPVKEYQIIDLLVGPTLKDEVMKIMPVQKQTRAGQRTRFKAFVVVGDTNGHVGLGVKCSKEVATAIRGGIILAKLSVIPVRRGYWGNKIGKPHTVPCKVTGKCGSVTVRMVPAPRGAGIVAARVPKKVLQFAGIDDVFTSSRGSTKTLGNFVKATFDCLQKTYGFLTPEFWKETSFKKSPYQEYTDLLAEKGTATKAITEVEDQAAS; this is encoded by the exons ATGGCTGAACGAGGCGGAGAACGAGGTGCCGAGCGAGGAGGAGACCGCGGCGGTTTCGGACGAGGATTCGGAGGAGGTCGCGGCGACAGAGGAGGCCGGGGAGGTCCGAGAGGCCGAGGCGGCAGACGCGGAGGACGTCCGACAGAGGAGGAGAAGTGGACCCCAGTGACCAAGCTCGGCCGTCTCGTGCAAGCCGGAAAGATCCAGAAGCTCGAGCAGATCTACCTCCACTCCCTCCCCGTCAAGGAGTACCAGATCATCGACCTCCTCGTCGGCCCCACCTTGAAAGACGAGGTGATGAAGATCATGCCGGTTCAGAAACAGACCAGGGCCGGTCAGAGGACGAGGTTCAAGGCCTTTGTCGTCGTCGGAGACACTAACGGTCACGTTGGTTTGGGTGTGAAGTGCTCCAAGGAGGTGGCGACGGCGATCAGAGGTGGGATTATATTGGCGAAGCTGTCGGTTATTCCCGTGAGGAGAGGGTACTGGGGGAACAAGATTGGGAAGCCGCATACGGTTCCTTGTAAGGTTACGGGGAAGTGTGGGTCTGTTACGGTGAGGATGGTGCCTGCTCCGAGGGGTGCGGGGATTGTGGCGGCTAGGGTTCCTAAGAAGGTGCTTCAGTTCGCTGGGATTGATGATGTGTTTACTTCGTCGAGGGGGTCTACTAAGACTCTTGGAAACTTCGTAAAG GCTACATTCGACTGTCTCCAGAAGACTTATGGATTCCTGACACCAGAGTTCTGGAAAGAGACGAGCTTTAAAAAGTCACCGTACCAGGAGTACACTGATCTGCTGGCCGAGAAGGGAACTGCAACCAAAGCCATCACCGAGGTTGAAGACCAAGCCGCCtcctaa
- the LOC106447559 gene encoding zinc finger AN1 and C2H2 domain-containing stress-associated protein 11-like codes for MGTPEFPDLGKHCSVDICKQIDFLPFTCDRCLQVFCLDHRSYMKHTCPKGDREDVTVIICPLCTKGVRLNPNEDPNITWEKHVNTDCDPSNYEKATKKKKCPVPRCKEQLTFSNTIKCRDCSVDHCLKHRFGPDHTCPGPRKPEPPRFLGFMSSGSSSKKEAKTITRPNKPSSSSRWSNLLSSAEAGITKLGNDISHKLQFSSSSSSGGNDGTVEVCPQCGAKFSSVTVLVEHVEKTHERNKKQQNHGKSHKY; via the exons ATGGGGACTCCGGAGTTTCCAGATCTGGGGAAACACTGCTCCGTCGATATCTGCAAGCAAATCGATTTCTTGCCTTTCACCTGCGACCGTTGTCTCCAG GTCTTTTGTTTGGATCACCGGAGCTATATGAAACACACTTGCCCCAAAGGCGACAGAGAAGATGTCACAGTAATTATCTGCCCACTCTGTACCAAAGGAGTACGGTTAAACCCAAACGAAGACCCAAACATCACATGGGAGAAACACGTCAACACAGACTGCGACCCATCAAACTACGAAAAAgccacaaagaagaagaaatgccCTGTCCCAAGATGCAAGGAGCAGCTAACATTCTCGAACACCATCAAGTGCCGAGACTGCAGCGTCGACCACTGCTTGAAACACCGTTTCGGACCTGATCACACTTGTCCTGGACCTAGAAAACCTGAACCACCACGCTTCCTGGGTTTCATGAGTAGTGGGAGTAGTAGCAAGAAAGAAGCTAAAACAATAACAAGACCTAAcaaaccttcttcttcttcgagatGGTCTAATCTTCTATCTTCAGCAGAAGCTGGGATCACCAAGCTTGGTAACGACATTAGCCATAAGCTTCAGTTTtcgagcagcagcagcagcggcGGCAATGATGGTACGGTGGAGGTGTGTCCACAGTGCGGTGCGAAGTTCTCTTCTGTTACCGTTCTTGTGGAACATGTAGAGAAAACACATGAGAGGAACAAGAAGCAGCAGAATCATGGCAAAAGTCACAAGTACTGA
- the LOC106450305 gene encoding polygalacturonase ADPG2-like precursor (The RefSeq protein has 3 substitutions, 1 non-frameshifting indel compared to this genomic sequence), translating to MAHCCTVLTGLLVWSLFMLSWCEASRNNINRYDHSYGTFKSNSLIKRRDDITRLKSVARASLRLPTTVSVSDFGAKGDGKTDDTQAFVNAWKKACSSSGAVNLLVPEGKTYFLKSLRLNGPCKSVLTVQILGTLSASQQRSDYEDLSKWITFDGVNSLTVDGGATGTVNGNGAETWWENSCKRNEAKKCTKAPTALTFYNSKNLRVNNLRVKDAQQIQISIEKCSNVQVSNVEVTAPADSPNTDGIHITNTQNIQVSNSIIGTGDDCISIESGSQNVQINDLTCGPGHGISIGSLGDDNSKAFVSGVTVDGAKLSGTDNGVRIKTNQGGSGTASNIIFQNIQMENVENPIIIDQDYCDKSKCTEQKSAVQIKNVVYRNISGTSASDIAITFNCSKNYPCQGIVLDKVNIKGGKASCSNANVMDKDGVLPQCKST from the exons ATGGCTCATTGTTGCACAGTTCTTACCGGTTTACTAGTATGGTCTCTTTTTATGCTCTCATGGTGTGAAGCTTCAAGAAACAACATTAATAGATATGATCATTCTTATGGAACGTTCAAATCCAATAGCTTAATCAAGCGAAGAGACGATATAACTCGTCTGAAAAGTGTTGCAAGAGCCTCTTTGCGGCTTCCAACCACCGTTAGTGTTTCTGATTTTGGAGCTAAAGGAGATGGAAAAACCGACGACACGCAG GCGTTCGTGAATGCATGGAAGAAAGCTTGTTCTTCAAGTGGAGCTGTAAATCTCTTAGTTCCTGAAGGAAAAACTTATTTTCTCAAGTCTCTTCGATTAAATGGCCCATGCAAATCAGTTCTTACCGTTCAG ATTTTAGGAACGTTATCGGCTTCTCAACAACGATCGGATTATGAAGATCTCAGCAAATGGATTACGTTTGACGGCGTTAACAGTCTAACGGTTGATGGCGGAGCCACCGGAACTGTCAACGGAAACGGCGAAACGTGGTGGGAAAACTCATGCAAACGGAACGAAGCTAAG aaatgcacaaaagcCCCTACG GCTCTTACTTTCTACAACTCGAAGAATTTAAGAGTGAATAATCTGAGGGTGAAAGATGCGCAACAGATTCAGATTTCGATTGAGAAATGCTCCAACGTTCAGGTCTCAAATGTTGAGGTCACTGCACCTGCTGATAGTCCTAACACTGATGGTATCCACATCACTAACACTCAAAACATTCAAGTCTCCAATTCCATCATTGGAACAG GTGATGATTGTATATCTATTGAAAGTGGATCACAAAACGTTAAAATCAACGATTTAACTTGCGGCCCAGGCCACGGTATCAG CATTGGGAGCTTAGGAGATGACAATTCAAAGGCATTTGTATCAGGCGTGACTGTGGATGGTGCTAAACTTTCCGGTACAGACAATGGAGTTAGGATCAAAACTTACCAG GGAGGGTCTGGAACTGCTAGCAACATTATATTTCAGAACATTCAGATGGAGAATGTGAAGAATCCAATCATAATTGACCAAGATTATTGCGACAAGAGCAAATGCACTGAACAA AAATCAGCGGTCCAAATAAAGAACGTGGTGTACCGGAACATAAGCGGCACAAGCGCATCAGACATAGCAATAACTTTCAACTGCAGCAAGAACTATCCATGCCAAGGAATTGTACTCGACAAAGTGAACATTAAGGGAGGGAAAGCCAGTTGCAGCAATGCTAATGTGATGGATAAAGACGGTGTTTTACCTCAGTGCAAATCCACTTGA
- the LOC106450306 gene encoding calcium-dependent protein kinase 14-like, whose translation MGNCCGTGGTLIGNDKNKKGFKIANPFSIDYGRRHDGDKLVVLKEPTGRDIKLRYNLGRELGRGEFGVTYLCTDNETGESFACKSILKKKLRTAVDIDDVRREAEIMRVMPEHPNIVTLKETYEDDKAVHLVMELCGGGELFDRIVARGHYTERAAASVIKTIMEVVQMCHKHGVMHRDLKPENFLFANKKETAPLKAIDFGLSIFFKPGEKFNEIVGSPYYMAPEVLKQSYGPEIDIWSAGVILYILLCGVPPFWAETDHGVAKAILKSVIDFRRDPLPKVSSNAKDLIKRMLHPDPKRRLTAQQVLDHPWIQDGKNASNVSLGESVRARLKQFTVMNKLKKRALRVIAEHLSVEEASGIIERFQVMDTSNRGKITIQELRLGLRKLGIVVPQDDIQILMDAGDVDKDGYIDINEFVAISVHIRKMGNDEHLKKAFKFFDLDKSGYIEIDELRDALADEFDTTSEEVVEAIIYDVDTNKDGRISYEEFATMMKTGTDWRKASRQYSRDRFKNLSRKLMQDGSLQSHGDTK comes from the exons ATGGGGAACTGCTGTGGAACGGGAGGAACGTTGATAGGCAATGATAAGAACAAGAAAGGTTTCAAAATTGCAAACCCTTTCTCAATCGATTACGGTCGCCGTCACGACGGAGACAAGCTTGTTGTCCTCAAGGAACCAACGGGTCGAGATATCAAGCTGAGATACAACCTTGGTCGTGAGCTAGGTCGAGGTGAGTTTGGTGTCACGTATCTATGCACAGACAACGAGACGGGAGAGAGTTTTGCATGCAAATCCATCTTAAAGAAGAAGCTCAGAACGGCGGTGGATATAGACGACGTTAGGAGGGAAGCTGAGATCATGAGGGTTATGCCTGAGCATCCAAATATCGTCACGTTGAAAGAGACATATGAGGATGATAAGGCTGTGCATTTGGTTATGGAGCTTTGTGGTGGCGGTGAGCTTTTCGATAGGATTGTGGCTAGAGGGCATTACACGGAGAGAGCTGCAGCTTCGGTTATTAAGACAATTATGGAAGTTGTTCAg ATGTGTCATAAGCATGGAGTAATGCATAGAGACCTAAAACCTGAGAACTTCTTGTTTGCAAACAAAAAGGAAACTGCACCTTTGAAGGCTATTGATTTTGGTCTCTCTATTTTCTTTAAACCAG GAGAAAAGTTTAACGAGATCGTTGGGAGTCCTTACTACATGGCTCCTGAGGTACTAAAGCAGAGTTATGGACCAGAGATTGACATTTGGAGCGCAGGTGTAATCCTTTACATATTGCTATGTGGTGTACCACCTTTTTGGGCAG AAACCGATCATGGAGTCGCAAAAGCAATTCTTAAATCTGTGATTGATTTCAGAAGAGACCCCTTGCCTAAAGTTTCTTCAAATGCAAAAGATCTTATCAAAAGGATGCTTCATCCTGACCCAAAGCGTCGTCTTACAGCTCAACAAGTGCTTG ATCATCCATGGATACAAGATGGTAAGAATGCTTCCAATGTATCATTGGGTGAAAGTGTAAGAGCAAGGCTAAAGCAATTCACCGTTATGAACAAGCTCAAGAAAAGGGCACTCAGG GTTATTGCTGAGCATCTATCGGTTGAAGAAGCGTCAGGAATAATAGAAAGATTCCAAGTAATGGACACTAGCAATAGAGGAAAGATTACCATTCAAGAGCTAAGACTCGGCTTGCGAAAGCTCGGGATTGTTGTTCCTCAAGATGACATTCAAATCTTGATGGACGCG GGAGATGTTGATAAAGATGGATATATAGACATTAATGAGTTTGTTGCCATATCGGTACACATCAGGAAGATGGGAAACGACGAGCACTTAAAGAAAGCTTTTAAGTTCTTTGATCTTGATAAGAGTGGTTATATTGAAATAGATGAGTTACGAGATGCTTTGGCAGATGAGTTTGATACTACTAGTGAAGAAGTTGTCGAAGCCATTATCTATGATGTTGATACCAATAAG GACGGAAGGATAAGCTATGAAGAGTTTGCAACGATGATGAAAACGGGAACGGATTGGAGAAAAGCTTCTAGGCAGTACTCGAGGGATCGGTTCAAGAATCTTAGTCGCAAACTGATGCAAGATGGGTCTTTGCAGTCTCATGGAGATACAAAATAG